Part of the Nerophis lumbriciformis linkage group LG24, RoL_Nlum_v2.1, whole genome shotgun sequence genome, gtctgatgttgctcatatgggctccactgaatgctcagggagtttttgcgtttgctcacacacatgaaaaattagagggaacattgtccatgacgattacttctgttttgtttgatcagctattttactgccgtcttacagacactgtttggaaacaattaaggtatgtaaataaacatttacagaatatttctgtgtaaataactaactcatttcacaaagtatatatatgtggcttatagtctggtgcggctaatatatggaaaaatatttttatgtcctaaaattttgtgggcgcggcttatataccagtgcgctctataATCGGGAAAATTCGGTAGTTAGCCTTGTGGACAGGTCATCAATGGTTGTGTGACCTTAAATAGGTCACCATGAATATGTATCACATTTGGGGGGTCAAACAAAATGATTCACTTTGGGCACGCCTCGTCTAAAGAACTTTGCAACAACAACTCAAACAAGGAAATTAAACATCAACATACTCGTCACTCTGACACCTGGAAAACTACAGCCGACATTCCTTCACTCAATAACAACATCCACAATGTACACTCACACAgactgtgcgtgtgtatgtgtgtgggtgtgtcgcCGCGCCAAATTTAGAGTGGAAAACTGCTGGGGGGCAGAGTGGTGGAGGGGCATAGAGTAGGGCGCGCCATCAGCTGAAGTCAGCATAAACCCCCAGACAGAAAATAACCACGGCGAGACGAGACAACGTCTATGGCAAACCTGCTGGGTTTctttaaaaaagattaaaaatgcaGAGTCAACATCTGAGAGTCAAAATAAGGATGTTAAAAAGGTTTTGAACAGAAGTTATGGAGCAAAGgaaactttttgagctatctatagTGGAATAAAGGAAactgagtgaaccctcttgtcagtcatacaCTATTTTTgtgtctgtgggtggaggcggggtaactagcatacacacacaagtTGAGGCTAATGTAAACGTAAGGCAACGTAGTAGAAATGATCCGCATCTGCCCCCCAAAATTCACTTCAGTATTTTAATCCCACTCTAATGATACCTGAAAGTTGTATCAAGCATTGGGGATAATATGCCTAAAAGTGGTTTTGCATATGCATGTAATGTTTATTTGTTCCCTTAAAATTTCATTGGACGAACCAATGTAGGTTAAAACGACTGCGATGCTAACTTTAGTTAGCCTGTCAAAGGGAtcgtccattgtatgttagcatcaagcgAGCAACATACTGTATTTGCTAACCTTTTTACTGAACAGTTTCATTGTTTATTTCAGTTCATACAAAGCTGTATTTTTCAtatgggctgtgaatctttgggcaccacacgatacgattcaattcaattcttgggggtaaaGATTCAATTCAGAATGGATGTATGATTCGCAACGATTCTCGATTCTAAataaatactttatttatttatttatttttaaaggtgccattggatgccagttctatcaTTACAACTACATTTCTCcataaaatgaataaacagctctgAAACAATTACATTTTACTACCCAAAAAATAAAGTGGCTAGACAGGAcagattttttggggaaaaaaaataaaaaatacattttagattttttttaaaaatattttaagaatcgttacaaataagaatcgcgattcatttgaaaaaaattttttttactttcctttATGTGCTTAGTTTTACAATAACTATTTGGAAGCGATCAACTAACGATCTCAACTTTgaggtttttttaaattaaatgaaagTTTATTTGTAGGAAGGGCAggatatacatatacaaaaatatattggATTGTTTTTAGTAGATGTGGGAATCATTGGGCACTTCACGATTCAATTCGATTATTTGGGCAATGATTCGATTCACAATCGATTCTCACTTCAACACGATTCctgtaatatattatttggtgtataaatgataataaaatattttcaaaacaggttacaggttacaaaagctcctcttggctgctgacataccGTACCACTTATACGCACATTGTAGGtctaaaaatgtctttaaaaaaatatattttacaaaaatcacagaatgttaatcaatctagtaagaaaaagaaaatagagcaacccCACTCTAACCTAATCGCAGCTTTATAATACTTACGATAGAAATGTACAAAGCAATTGAAAATACATACCAACAATACTCAAAAAGGAAAATCAAAAATTTATAGAAACAGCAGttccaataaataataataataacaatagttgtttaatgtttgtaatatgaaaatgtatttaaaaaaaaaaattgaaacactttttaaaacaaattttcaAAAATCATGAATAACTCTAGAATCGGAATAAAAAAATACtggtacattaaaaaataactaaataaaatagaattagaataaataaaaattgggATATGGATGTGAATAGGAATGTACAAAGCAACTGCAAAgacataaacaataataaaagaaggaacatcaaaaatgaattaaaaacagcagttccaataataatataaataatagttgtttaatgtttgtaattgtgttaaaaaatatttaaaaaaatattgacactttttttttaattaatttgtaaAAGTTATTAATCAATTTAGAGttagaatttaaaaaactacatataaaccaaataaataaataactaaaatagaattAGAATAAATAAAATtggcgattcggatgtgaatagaAATGTACAAAgacataaaaacaatattaaaaaaaggatcttcaaaaattaataaaaacagccgttccaataataataatgacatcaataatatttggttaatgtttgtaatctaaaaatgtattaaaaataaaaaaaattaaaatatttttaattgatttttcaaaattatgattcaatttagaatcagaattttaaaaaaaaactacataaaaaaaatatatatatataattagaataaataaaaattgcgatttggatgtgaatagaTTATTTTTGAATAGCCCTAGTTTTTAAGCGTCTTGCAAGTCGAAAACGTGTCGATGCAGCTCTGCATGATTTACAACCCGACTCTCACTGGACACCTCTGCGCTATAAAAGGTCAAGCCAGGTCACTCACCGCCATGTAGGGTCGGCATCCGGCATCGCGGGTCTTAGCAATGGAGTCCACCAGCTGGCCACTGATGCCAAAGTCGCACAGCTTGATGTTGCCGTTTCTGTCCAGAAGAATGTTTGAGGGCTTGATGTCTGCCACAGAGAAGGAGGACAAGAAGGTTCCAGAGAGCATCTGACAGCACGCAGGAGTAGGCGAGGAGAAGTGCGCTACCTCGGTGTATTATTTTCAAGTTTTCTTTTAGGTGGTTAAGTGCTTTCACAGTCTGCAGAGTCAAAAGGAAGTTAGCGCGCGTGACAAGAGGGATAAAGTTCAACAACTTACAGCTAAAGTTATTTTTCCTAAGATTTCCTCTGGAATCACGTCGTCTAAAGAGCAATATACAAGTTTGTAGAACTTGTCTAAGGAGGTAGCCATGAGTTCCATGCAGATCCAACAGTCGCCCTGGAAGAcatcagttattattattattagaattatTATTTCACGTTTAATGCTAAAAAGTTGGTATTGTTGTCATCCTAGCATCATCCTCACCTCTCGGAAAAGAGCGCCGTAAAACTGTACGATGTAAGGACAGTCGCTGCTGCGCACCACCACGTCCAAGTccatcagcagctgcttctgctcCTTCTCGTCCACCGTGGAGCGAATCCTCTGCAGACACACGCAGCCACCATGATGTCGTGCTTGCCGAACAAGTAACGAGACTTAAAGCGTCGCTAGGAAATGACGAAGAAATACAATCGCAAgaataaacctaaaaaaaaaacaagaccgCGTCGACTGAAGGCTTTGTCATGCTGCGATAATTCTGAGGCGGCGCTAGTGAGCAACTTTGTATCAAGTACCTCGGGACCGCCAGCAAAACAGTGTTAGATACATCCTCGCCACTAGGTGGCACAGTGACTATCACGGTGAAATCAGACCAAAAACATCCCGCATTAGCATTAGCTAGCAGGACATACATTGTGAAGAACgtgagtgctgagaagaagtggatgatattcattgaattaaagaaagaaatcatcaaaaggaTGATACAGGTGtgtgtagggatgggtactgttcacatacctgggaatcgatacttaTTGGTACCAATTTTGTGTAATAAATATTgtttgtaataataaaataaacaaaaatattgatgtatcttgttttattttcacATTCCTGGGCCTcagttacagttgcaagtccaatggCGGTAGCGTATAATTTCTGGTgcgtcagttcagtctttgcagTCTCATCTTTTGTAGCGCCCTAAGAAGTGTTTATACTGTGAGTATCGTACTTATTTTTATAcactagctgtttgattgtaacgtgcatcttagttgttgttttcattatcaaaatttggaagtgttgaaatcgccatgtaaaattgctaatgtatgtcaatagcaaagccaacgtatattagcatcaaggtaGCGCATTtacttacgttggagcgtttCTTTGATTAATTCCTTTGGtgtcattgaaaattgcaacatcacctagaggcagtttggctaaatccgctctcagtgctgtttGAGTGATCGCCGAGTGCCGAAGTCGGCAGCCGGGCGTGACATCACCCGCAACCCAGGTACcgaaacatggcaccgttggattctACCTAAATCGGTGCCCGGTAGGACCAGCGGGATTCGGTcgatggctcggttggtagagcggcgagttccaggttcgatccccgctaatgtaacccttgttacattaaatgagtttaaagcttctgtgaaaggactgcagtctaccttgtctgtatgcacatgtgttatgtgagcaagttttaatgttgtaaatgtgatgttttatgtgttgattactgtttttaatgtaagcttgctgctgccctcttggccaggtctcccttgaaaaagagatctttgatctcaatgggatttttttttacctggttaaataaaggctaaataaaaaaataaaaaaattctgccatcctagtcactttacCCACTTCCTCccactgccacccacactggtttaaaagtaacttaaataatgggtttcactatgtaaagcgctttgagtcattagagaaaagcgcgatataaatatacattatttcacTTCACTTTACATAAAAAAAGGTAACAGATTTGTTACCCatccatatgtgtgtgtgtgcagtctgCACCATATGAAtcagaatgagtcgataacgccagccaaggatgcCAAAATAGCATCCAAACGACGGACATTTACCCATGCaagtatggagaagctgctgatggtgtgtttgacggagaagcagatactgtagaagtccactctccaagttaaatactgtacatttttattacattacttcataaaactatggTACTTGTTTGTACTAcctactattgtattgttttatacaatattatctaaatgtttatattttttaagtggcatgtcacatgttaaagttgtgatgtttttttttaggagGAAAGCACACATTATGTTGATTTGAAATAATTTCGCAATACTGGTTTTAAAAGTACAAAGTGCGTCACAGCACCAATTCAACTGTACTGTCAAGTGTTGTACTGTATCGCTGAATGACGTCCAGATGTTCACCTTGACGGCCATGATCTGGTTACTGGGCTTGTGCACCATCTTGTTGACGGAGCCGTACGCCCCGCGGCCAATCTCGCCCAAGTCCTTCAGGTCGTCGGCCGTGAAGTCCCAGTGCTGCTCCGGGGAGAGCTTCAGCTTCCCGGAGGACTCGATGCTGTGCGTCCTTAGCCTCTCACTTCAACGCACACGTGCACATGGtcagcacacacaaacacacacacacacaccaaaataaCATCTGCGGCGCGAGAAGGCGGCGGGCTCACATGTGCGGGTTCTGGAAGGGCGGTCCGGTCGTGTTCAGCGTGAATCTGGTGGTGGGTTTGATGGGCGGGTTGGCAAAGTTCAGCTTGAGGGCTTTACGTTTACCTGAGAGCGAGGAGATGACAATCAGCGGACGGAGTAACGCCAACACAGAAGGTCAAAGGTCAGCTGGGAGGAGATGTTCCATGCATGGAAGCAGACGTCAAATGAAGACAATAAAAGTTAGGCAAGGTCATGCTTCTGTACAACAGCACCCTCTAGTGGCAAGGCGGAAAACACTCATCCTGATATTAGTATCGTTATTGGGGGTAGGGGTGTCTTCATCCGATATTGATGTcgctccgatatcagcaaaaataaCAAGTACCGGTATGTGATTGTATGTGCTTGCATGTAAaaatgtgtgatattatgtgcgatacaagcagtcctgcagcgggtttatttttgtgagatatcatgtgcgatacaagcagtcctgcagcgggttTATTTTTGTGAGATATCATGGgcgatagaagcagtcctgcagcgtgtttacttgtgtgtgatatcatgtgagatacaagcagcctggcagtgtgtttacttgtgtgtgtgatattgtgtgcgatAAGAGCAGTCCTGCAATGTGTTAACTTGTGTTTGATAacatgtgatacaagcagtcctgcagcgtgtttacttgtgtgtgatatcatgtgcaatacaagcagtcctgcagcggtttacttgtgttttatcatgtgcgatacaagcagtcctgcagtgtgtttacttgtgtatgatatcatgcgcaatacaagcagtcctgctgcgtgtttacttatgtgtgtgagatatcatgtgcaatataaacagtcctgcagcatgttcacttgtgtgtgatctcaagtgtgatacaagcagtcctgcagcgtgtttacttgtgtgtgatatcatgtgagatacaagcagtccggcagtgtgttcacttgtgtgtgtgtgatattgtgtgcgatacaagcaatcctgcagcatgtttacttgtgtgtgatataatgtgcggtataagcagtcctgcagcgtgttaaagttaaagtaccaatgattgtcacacacacactaggtgtggtgaaatttgtcctctgcatttgacccatccccttgttccgccctgggaggtgaggggagcagtgggcagcagcggtgcagcGTCCGgtaaagtgtttacttgtgtgtgatatcatgtgcgatacaagcactcctgcagcgtgtttatttgtgtgttacgttaaagttaaagtaacaatgattgtcacacgcacacactaggtgtggtgagattatcctctgcatttgacccatcaccctcaccccctgggaggtgaggggagcagtgagcagccgtgttagatcatgtgcgatacaagtaggcctgcagcgtgtttacttgtgtatgatatcatgcgcaatacaagcagtcccgctgcatgtttacttgtgtgtgagatatcatgtgcgatataagcaatcatgcagcatgtttacttgtgtgtgatctcAGGtgtaatacaagcagtcctgcagcatgtttacttgtgtgtgacattatgtgcgatacaagctgccctgcagcgtgtttacttgtgcaaagcttgaCAGCCAGTTAGCATCTAAAAGGTCCTCTAATAAGCacaccattttttctattttactCAAGTCATTTATGAATGGTagacatgctaggctataggcttcaaggagctagcagctacacaacagctaagtacacaaaagcacacaagctagacataagtaataatcattgaacaatatactgtaacagcacatttgtcaatataaacaagtatcaaataattatagttgcatattacttatatatatatatccagtatGTCCAATAACAAAAAACgtatccgcatcattcaacttactgcgtcaaaagcataacttcatgaattattgtagCCACTAggtgttgctaaaaaaaaaacaacgataaccactccacttcaactaaaAGACAGCATAGGTCTAATTCGGATGGTTAATAATAAAGAAGTTAGTGTTTATAATacctattattgttctgtttgactcgtttcacttgatcaaaccttttctaactttCCACACTATTAAACAACACAAGTATGTACAATTCCTGCTTATATTGTATCGGACCAATATCGGCAAATACTCTAGGCTCCAATATCGGAACCGTGTCATTAGTGAATAAGTCGTATTGGGACACCCCTAATTACTAgtattttttgtttaatattgttgttgaGAGATAATAAATATTCTCATACAGCTCATAAATGTTTGAATTCAAGGATAGATCAAGACAAACTTCCACACAAACACAAGAAGAATGTGTCCTGGAATTCCAACCATGGCAAAGGAGAATTTCAAGTGCCGacttgtgtgtgttcttgtatttctagccttcttgagacatcaacgaggaaaagtaccttccatatgagaacaagttaggacataaatcatggtccaaatacggaaaaccattgcatctaatagagaatgtctcatttgcacccctggtggtgaaatctatcaaaatgagggtggtcccaaaaaggagggatttttcaaattgactgtgtgtcggttttaaaagtgctccccctctggccaacatatgtaataacaagtgtgtaagaaattgaaatgcgccccctttggccaaaatttatactaaataaataaatacgtatatagaaataacttgaagaaaataatgaagattaaaaaacaattacaaccaaaaaaatatatgataataaagaaaattaact contains:
- the map2k4a gene encoding dual specificity mitogen-activated protein kinase kinase 4a isoform X4 — encoded protein: MEFKSTTTMASPSPNKPSPCSNKGAADANKQQQTSQQLFTTVSSLQDSNTCWRCQSETGFQINLSGAPPSKRKALKLNFANPPIKPTTRFTLNTTGPPFQNPHIERLRTHSIESSGKLKLSPEQHWDFTADDLKDLGEIGRGAYGSVNKMVHKPSNQIMAVKRIRSTVDEKEQKQLLMDLDVVVRSSDCPYIVQFYGALFREGDCWICMELMATSLDKFYKLVYCSLDDVIPEEILGKITLATVKALNHLKENLKIIHRDIKPSNILLDRNGNIKLCDFGISGQLVDSIAKTRDAGCRPYMAPERIDPSASRQGYDVRSDVWSLGITLYELATGRFPYPKWNSVFDQLTQVVRGEPPQLTNSEERRFSPKFISFVNV
- the map2k4a gene encoding dual specificity mitogen-activated protein kinase kinase 4a isoform X1, coding for MEFKSTTTMASPSPNKPSPCSNKGAADANKQQQTSQQLFTTVSSLQDSNTCWRCQSETGFQINLSGAPPSKRKALKLNFANPPIKPTTRFTLNTTGPPFQNPHIERLRTHSIESSGKLKLSPEQHWDFTADDLKDLGEIGRGAYGSVNKMVHKPSNQIMAVKRIRSTVDEKEQKQLLMDLDVVVRSSDCPYIVQFYGALFREGDCWICMELMATSLDKFYKLVYCSLDDVIPEEILGKITLATVKALNHLKENLKIIHRDIKPSNILLDRNGNIKLCDFGISGQLVDSIAKTRDAGCRPYMAPERIDPSASRQGYDVRSDVWSLGITLYELATGRFPYPKWNSVFDQLTQVVRGEPPQLTNSEERRFSPKFISFVNVCLTKDESKRPKYKELLKDPFIQMYEERSVDVATYVCRLLDQMPASPSSPSYMD
- the map2k4a gene encoding dual specificity mitogen-activated protein kinase kinase 4a isoform X2; this translates as MEFKSTTTMASPSPNKPSPCSNKGAADANKQQQTSQQLFTTVSSLQDSNTCWRCQSETGKRKALKLNFANPPIKPTTRFTLNTTGPPFQNPHIERLRTHSIESSGKLKLSPEQHWDFTADDLKDLGEIGRGAYGSVNKMVHKPSNQIMAVKRIRSTVDEKEQKQLLMDLDVVVRSSDCPYIVQFYGALFREGDCWICMELMATSLDKFYKLVYCSLDDVIPEEILGKITLATVKALNHLKENLKIIHRDIKPSNILLDRNGNIKLCDFGISGQLVDSIAKTRDAGCRPYMAPERIDPSASRQGYDVRSDVWSLGITLYELATGRFPYPKWNSVFDQLTQVVRGEPPQLTNSEERRFSPKFISFVNVCLTKDESKRPKYKELLKDPFIQMYEERSVDVATYVCRLLDQMPASPSSPSYMD
- the map2k4a gene encoding dual specificity mitogen-activated protein kinase kinase 4a isoform X3, with the translated sequence MEFKSTTTMASPSPNKPSPCSNKGAADANKQQQTSQQLFTTVSSLQDSNTCWRCQSETALKLNFANPPIKPTTRFTLNTTGPPFQNPHIERLRTHSIESSGKLKLSPEQHWDFTADDLKDLGEIGRGAYGSVNKMVHKPSNQIMAVKRIRSTVDEKEQKQLLMDLDVVVRSSDCPYIVQFYGALFREGDCWICMELMATSLDKFYKLVYCSLDDVIPEEILGKITLATVKALNHLKENLKIIHRDIKPSNILLDRNGNIKLCDFGISGQLVDSIAKTRDAGCRPYMAPERIDPSASRQGYDVRSDVWSLGITLYELATGRFPYPKWNSVFDQLTQVVRGEPPQLTNSEERRFSPKFISFVNVCLTKDESKRPKYKELLKDPFIQMYEERSVDVATYVCRLLDQMPASPSSPSYMD